The genome window AACGCCTACACGGCAAAAATCGGAATCACGTATTACAAACAAAAAATTGCATGCCATTACGCTAGCCTCATTCAGGGTTCGTTGGAACAGGAGTGCCGACTCGCCGAGATTGAATGTGGATTTGAACATTTCGGAGTGATTGTTCGTTTTGAAAGCCCCGTTGAAGTGTTGTTGTATGACGACGCCCTAACGATCAACCGCGGGCTGTGCGATATCATCGCCAGAGTCGGGCCGGTGATATTGAGGAATGTTTATCTGACATCCGCTGTGCGTTCGGAAGGACATCGCAACCGATTTCCTCACTTGCGCTTTCATATCGACCGCAATCCTTTGCAACCTACTCGTTACTCTATGTATACCCGTGATCCTTACGATGCCGAGCAAAGATATCCACGCACGGCATCAACACTTTTCACCGCCAATATTGTCAGCCATCTGCAAGGCATCAAAGAGGGCGATGTGGTGCGCGGCATCGATAAAGGTGTGCGTGCCTCCGCGCCACTGTTTGAAAAAGAAGACATGTCAGGAGTGATTAGTAATATCGTGCTGGAACAGCGCTGGGACGAACCCGAAAGCACGGGCGAAATTGCAATGATCGACAATGCCACGGCGCTCCATGCCAGTTATTATCGTGATATTGTCCAAAAGGGATATCGAATTGGCGTGCGGTATCTGGCGGGAATTTAGTTGCTGAGAATGGTTGCCTGTGAAACGATCAGATGATGTCAGAGTGAGTGATTTACTATCGTGGAAAAACTACACCACAACCGCCAAGACCACAATACCCTTCGGGATTTTTTGCCAAATATTGCTGATGATAGTCTTCGGCGTAATAAAACGTGGGGGCGGGTAATATTTCAGTAGTGATGGTGCCGCGTTTGGTGTTTTGCAGGGCAGTTTGGTATTTATCTTTCGTGATGTGGGCGGCGGCATTTTGTTCGGCGCTGAAGGTGTAGATGCCCGAACGGTACTGGGTGCCGACATCGTTCCCCTGGCGCATGCCCTGTGTCGGGTCATGCGATTCCCAAAATACGCGCAGCAGTTCTTCGTAGTCGATGTGCGCCGGATCATAAACAACAAGCACGACTTCATTGTGACCGGTCAAGCCGCTGCACACTTCTTTGTAAGTAGGATTGGGCGTAAAACCACCGGCATATCCAACCGCGGTAGTATAGACACCTGATAACGTCCAAAAGCGTTTTTCCGCGCCCCAGAAACAACCCATGCCAAATACTGCTGACTGTAAGTGTGCAGGGAATGGCGGTTGTAGCAGATGGCCGTTGACGTAGTGCCGGTTAGTAATCGCCATCGGCGTGGCGCGGCCGGGCAGCGCTTCGGCGGGGGTGGGGAGGCGAGCTTTGGAGTGCCAATCGAGCATAATCGGTTAACAGTAGGGCGGGTGGTTATAAAAGACAAGCGCTTAAAAAATAGTGATTAAACCAGCCAAAACGCAAGGTCACCAAGAATATGTCTTTATTGGTGTTTAGTTCGGCTTAACCTGGCGGCAATCGTGAAGCCTTCGTGACTTGCGATAGGTTTTCTTTGCGTCTCAAGCAGGCTTTTTAGTGCGTAGTGGCACGGAACTTGATCTTGCCCTTGAATGGAAATTCGACGATGCCGGAGCGGCGGCGCAGTTCCCGTAAAAAGAGCTTGCCGGCGCGATAGCCTTCGCGGAAGGATTGGCGCAGTTGCTCGGCTTTGGTGATTTGGCCGCCTTCTAAAGCATGGCGAAAGCCGGAGCAAAATCGGTCTTCCACCAAGTGTGGCGGGATCTTGATGCCCACATCCTGCGGGCTGGGATAGGCGTAGCGCATGGTACACCCCCTTAAAAATATGGTGTGCCTATAAGTAATATCGGCAGCAATCTGGAAAGCTTTTAATTCTTGTTTAGAGGAAAAACAGAGGGGATATCAAACGTAGCCCCAGATCATGGGGAGATTGAGATTTAAGCGTGGATTGCGCTGCACCATGCCTTTAATTAAAAAGTCTGGCGAACGCGTGTCGCGGAGCACGGGCTTCATATAGAGCTGATTATTGGGCTGTAAAATACTGGCCACGGTCGGGCACATACTATCGGCGCCACGGCGGACAACAATGGCGATGTCGCCATTGGCAAGTTTGACGAAGGAGCCCGGTGGAAACACCCCCATATATTTGATTAGCAGCAAGGACAGCGATTCGTCGTAATCCTGGCCTTTGCTGAGCAGAAAGTTTTTGAGTGCTTCTTTAGCGATCATGGTTTCGCGATAGGCACGGGGTGAAATCATCGCGCTGTAAACATCGGCAACCGCCAATATTTTTG of Gammaproteobacteria bacterium contains these proteins:
- the msrA gene encoding peptide-methionine (S)-S-oxide reductase MsrA gives rise to the protein MLDWHSKARLPTPAEALPGRATPMAITNRHYVNGHLLQPPFPAHLQSAVFGMGCFWGAEKRFWTLSGVYTTAVGYAGGFTPNPTYKEVCSGLTGHNEVVLVVYDPAHIDYEELLRVFWESHDPTQGMRQGNDVGTQYRSGIYTFSAEQNAAAHITKDKYQTALQNTKRGTITTEILPAPTFYYAEDYHQQYLAKNPEGYCGLGGCGVVFPR